The Populus trichocarpa isolate Nisqually-1 chromosome 11, P.trichocarpa_v4.1, whole genome shotgun sequence genome has a segment encoding these proteins:
- the LOC18096213 gene encoding uncharacterized protein LOC18096213, which produces MASQHGSTSNNTPSTTQSSEPSISISTSSGIRGKTDLAWGHCRKAPELSVGCKKTKLVCLYCAKVFAGGGINRFKQHLAGTKGEVEQCRKCPPDVRHQMLLNLQGNVEKKRRAREMEADFNPYSSKQREHEERMIRQLEDDCKGDDDDNDDDVAEVDGKKLMLPPKVANKGKSKITGAVKQSSVRYGKQKENITLGAYFIPRTTHGAQKSLQSCWKNKEAVERCDLAIAKWMIDACVPFNAANSVYYQHAIDGITAMGPGYKGPNFHALRGYYLAKAVDEVKIFVESYRETWKKTGCTLMADGWTDQKRRTLINFLVYCPKGTVFLKTVDASEASKTAVLLHKLFREVVLFVGPENIVHMVTDNASNYVAACKLLVEEFPSIFWSPCAAHCINLILQDVGKLQSVCSVVNHASSITKYIYNHCYPLYLMRKFTGGKEILRPAPTRFATNFITLQSILVHKDNLRAMVTSREWVSSAYAKDNKGKRFVDNVLNSMFWEECTSIVLMTEPLVRVLRIVDSDDRPAMGYLYEAIHSAKEEMLRRFQKKRTKVQPFIDIINNRWDGQLYRKLYAAGFWLNPRFQYDVNLMDRYINTISGLLDVVEKYANGNAILLSKLTSEMKLFRNAEHDFGRVSAKNDRTLLPPDEWWVLYGTCAPNLQKLAIRVLSQTCSSSGCERNWSIFEHIHSKKRNRLEHHRLNDLVYVHYNLRLKQKNYWKGRNYDPINFEAFSDTENWIVEDDPSSLTTEEVEIFRRDLSNMTIQDTLNEDLININEIEDDCDDEDTQEHDDVSIDINEVGSIPLVFDSNFAPMDTEEVNAYIQPK; this is translated from the exons ATGGCTTCTCAACATGGTAGCACTTCAAATAACACTCCTTCAACTACTCAATCATCTGAACCTTCAATTTCTATATCAACATCAAGTGGTATAAGAGGAAAAACAGATTTAGCATGGGGTCATTGCAGAAAAGCTCCTGAACTTAGTGTGGGATGTAAGAAAACCAAATTAGTATGCTTATATTGTGCCAAAGTTTTTGCGGGTGGAGGTATTAATCGATTCAAGCAACATTTAGCTGGAACTAAAGGAGAAGTGGAACAATGCCGCAAATGTCCTCCGGATGTTCGTCATCAAATGCTTCTGAATCTTCAGGGGaatgttgaaaagaaaaggagagctaGAGAAATGGAAGCAGATTTCAATCCGTATAGCTCTAAACAAAGAGAGCATGAGGAGAGGATGATTAGACAATTAGAGGATGATTGTAAAggcgatgatgatgataatgacgATGATGTTGCTGAAGTTGATGGTAAGAAGCTAATGTTACCACCGAAGGTTGCCAATAAAGGAAAGAGTAAAATCACTGGTGCTGTTAAACAATCGTCTGTAAGATAtggaaaacagaaagaaaatataacattAGGGGCATATTTTATTCCAAGAACAACTCATGGTGCTCAAAAGTCTCTTCAAAGTTgttggaaaaacaaagaagctgTCGAACGATGTGATCTTGCTATAGCAAAATGGATGATTGATGCATGTGTACCATTCAATGCTGCAAACTCTGTTTACTATCAACATGCTATAGATGGTATAACAGCCATGGGTCCTGGTTATAAAGGACcaaatttccatgctcttcGTGGTTATTACCTAGCAAAGGCGGTTGATGAAGTGAAGATTTTTGTTGAGAGTTATCGAGAAACTTGGAAGAAGACCGGTTGTACATTAATggctgatggatggacagaTCAAAAGAGGAgaactttaattaatttcttagtaTATTGCCCTAAAggaactgtttttttaaaaacagtaGATGCATCAGAGGCCTCAAAGACTGCTGTGTTGTTGCATAAATTATTTAGAGaggttgttttatttgttgggccTGAAAATATTGTGCATATGGTGACTGATAATGCTTCTAATTATGTTGCTGCTTGCAAGTTGTTGGTGGAagaatttccttcaatattttggtcTCCATGTGCTGCTCATTGCATCAACCTCATACTCCAAGATGTTGGTAAGCTACAGTCAGTTTGTTCTGTTGTTAATCATGCTTCTAGTATTACAAAGTATATTTATAATCATTGTTATCCACTATATTTGATGAGGAAGTTCACTGGAGGGAAAGAAATACTTCGACCTGCTCCTACTCGCTTTGCTACTAATTTCATAactttgcaaagcattttagtACACAAAGATAATTTGAGAGCTATGGTGACATCTAGAGAATGGGTCTCCTCTGCTTATGCTAAAGATAACAAAGGAAAAAGGTTTGTTGATAATGTATTGAactctatgttttgggaagaatgtACATCAATTGTACTAATGACCGAACCATTGGTTCGAGTTCTACGAATTGTTGATAGTGATGATAGACCTGCTATGGGATATTTATATGAGGCTATCCATTCTGCAAAGGAAGAAATGTTGAggagatttcaaaagaaaagaactaaGGTGCAACCTTTCATAGACATCATTAACAATAGATGGGATGGACAATTGTATAGGAAGCTTTATGCAGCGGGATTTTGGTTGAATCCTCGATTTCAGTATGATGTCAATCTAATGGATAGATATATAAACACCATTTCCGGACTTCTAGATGTTGTTGAGAAGTATGCAAATGGAAATGCAATTCTACTAAGCAAGCTTACAAGTGAAATGAAGTTGTTTAGAAATGCAGAACATGACTTTGGTAGAGTGTCTGCGAAAAATGATCGCACCCTTTTACCTCCAG ATGAATGGTGGGTGTTGTATGGAACTTGTGCTCCAAATCTCCAAAAGCTAGCTATACGAGTTTTAAGTCAAACTTGTAGTTCTTCAGGATGCGAGAGGAATTGGAGTATTTTTGAGCATATCCACTCTAAGAAGAGAAATCGATTGGAGCATCACAGACTTAATGACCTAGTTTATGTCCACTATAATCTGAGATTAaaacaaaa AAATTATTGGAAAGGACGGaattatgatccaattaatTTTGAGGCATTTTCTGACACTGAAAATTGGATAGTAGAAGATGATCCATCATCTTTAACAACTGAAGAAGTAGAGATCTTTCGTCGTGATTTATCAAACATGACTATTCAAGATACTTTAAATGAAG atttgataaatataaatgagatTGAAGATGACTGTGATGATGAAGATACACAAGAGCATGATGATGTTTCAATAGACATTAATGAGGTTGGCTCAATTCCATTGgtatttgattcaaattttgctCCTATGGACACTGAAGAAGTCAATGCCTATATTCAACCAAAGTAA
- the LOC18103062 gene encoding protein NUCLEAR FUSION DEFECTIVE 6, mitochondrial isoform X1 — MSATAAARSFLRSTATRTSAAARLASAPKPGSKPASSPFRISKESPLSHRIFRSPVEMSCCVETMLPYHTATASALLNSMLSVSRRYGWTPEDCNDDL, encoded by the exons ATGTCCGCCACCGCAGCTGCCAGGTCTTTCCTCCGTTCTACAGCCACCAGAACCTCTGCGGCTGCCAGACTAGCGTCCGCACCCAAACCTGGATCCAAACCAGCTTCTTCGCCATTTCGCATCTCCAAAGAAAGCCCTCTCTCTCATCGTATTTTCAG GTCGCCAGTGGAGATGAGTTGCTGTGTAGAGACAATGCTTCCATACCACACTGCCACTGCCTCCGCATTGCTTAATTCAATGCTCTCCGTCTCTCGCCGCTATGGTTGGACCCCTGAAG ATTGCAATGACGATCTATGA
- the LOC18103062 gene encoding protein NUCLEAR FUSION DEFECTIVE 6, mitochondrial isoform X3: protein MSATAAARSFLRSTATRTSAAARLASAPKPGSKPASSPFRISKESPLSHRIFRSPVEMSCCVETMLPYHTATASALLNSMLSVSRRYGWTPEGV from the exons ATGTCCGCCACCGCAGCTGCCAGGTCTTTCCTCCGTTCTACAGCCACCAGAACCTCTGCGGCTGCCAGACTAGCGTCCGCACCCAAACCTGGATCCAAACCAGCTTCTTCGCCATTTCGCATCTCCAAAGAAAGCCCTCTCTCTCATCGTATTTTCAG GTCGCCAGTGGAGATGAGTTGCTGTGTAGAGACAATGCTTCCATACCACACTGCCACTGCCTCCGCATTGCTTAATTCAATGCTCTCCGTCTCTCGCCGCTATGGTTGGACCCCTGAAG GTGTTTAG
- the LOC18103063 gene encoding uncharacterized protein LOC18103063, whose protein sequence is MAAEDNETSNGWPLGLMNTRLRVMESIQAAPVEPYSLRIRSSSFSSFSSSNLDTESSASFFQDNSVPLGRLIGIRPGNGALYFPRRVHVDEREKIGIRAIRAASSEVSGARRADMSQGICIPLLFGTLEKMSRSKSKSRQ, encoded by the exons ATGGCAGCTGAG GACAATGAAACATCAAATGGATGGCCACTCGGCCTGATGAACACAAGACTTCGAGTGATGGAGAGCATACAGGCAGCTCCAGTAGAACCGTATTCCTTGCGCATACGCTCATCTAGTTTCTCTTCATTCTCATCTTCCAACCTTGACACTGAG tcaTCAGCATCCTTCTTCCAAGACAACAGTGTGCCGCTGGGCAGGCTGATTGGAATTCGACCGGGGAATGGAGCTTTGTATTTCCCAAGGAGAGTCCATGTAGATGAACGAGAAAAGATAGGCATAAGAGCTATAAGGGCTGCAAGTTCTGAAGTCTCTGGAGCACGCAGGGCAGATATGTCTCAAGGGATCTGCATTCCTTTACTATTTGGCACCCTAGAAAAGATGAGCAGAAGTAAGAGCAAGTCGAGACAATGA
- the LOC18103062 gene encoding protein NUCLEAR FUSION DEFECTIVE 6, mitochondrial isoform X2: MSATAAARSFLRSTATRTSAAARLASAPKPGSKPASSPFRISKESPLSHRIFRSPVEMSCCVETMLPYHTATASALLNSMLSVSRRYGWTPEGQGKPR, from the exons ATGTCCGCCACCGCAGCTGCCAGGTCTTTCCTCCGTTCTACAGCCACCAGAACCTCTGCGGCTGCCAGACTAGCGTCCGCACCCAAACCTGGATCCAAACCAGCTTCTTCGCCATTTCGCATCTCCAAAGAAAGCCCTCTCTCTCATCGTATTTTCAG GTCGCCAGTGGAGATGAGTTGCTGTGTAGAGACAATGCTTCCATACCACACTGCCACTGCCTCCGCATTGCTTAATTCAATGCTCTCCGTCTCTCGCCGCTATGGTTGGACCCCTGAAG GGCAGGGCAAGCCTAGATGA